The Brassica napus cultivar Da-Ae chromosome C1, Da-Ae, whole genome shotgun sequence DNA segment CTTCTCTTCGCCGATGacagccttttcttctgtaaagcAGAGCAATCTCAATGCGAAGAACTGGTTCGAATCATCGACGTCTATGGAAACGCCTCAGGACAACAACTGAATAAACAAAAATCTTCAGTTCTGTTCGGTTCTAAGGTCATAGCGTCTATAAAAAACGATCTGAAAGGATCACTTGGCATCACAAAAGAAGGGGGAATGGGAATGTACTTAGGCATGCCCGAAAAGATATGTGGATCGAAGAAACAAGTCTTTTCCTTTGTACAAGAAAGATTGAATGGCAGGATCAACTCGTGGTCTGCAAGACTCCTATCCAAAGGGGGCAAAGAGGTGCAAATTAAATTGGTTGCTCAAGCTGTACCAACCTTCGTTATGTCATGCTACCGTCTGCCTCAAGATACTTGCAAAAGACTCTCCGCCGCAGTGGCGCGTTTCTGGTGGAGTACGAGTTATAATAACAAAGGACTCCATTGGGTAGCATGGGATAAAATTTGTGTTCCATTGGATGAGGGAGGTCTGGGATTCCGCTATTTCAATGACTTTAACCTTGCTCTCCTGGCAAAACAAGTCTGGCGTTTGCTGATCTTCCCGGACTCCCTCCTTGCCCGAGTCTTAAAAGGACGATACTACCGACATTCCAACCCGCTGGCCACAGGCAAAGCAAATAATCCTTCGTACGGATGGACTAGTCTAATGTCGTCTCGACATATCCTGGATAAGGCAGTCAAAAAAACTATTGGCAATGGATCAGATACAAAAGTCTGGGAGGACGTCTGGATACAGACAGAACCAGCCAGACCAGCAAAGCCCAAAGGCATTCTCTTTGATCCAGACTTGAAGGTACACCATCTGATTAATCATGAGCTCAAAGAATGGGACGTGGAACTTGTTAAAGAACTTATAAACGAAGACGACGCCCAACGCATTTTGTCTATGAGAATTAGCCGCACGGGTCGCAAAGATAGCTATGTCTGGAAAAATTCCAAATCGGGTAGCTATACAGTGAGAACAGGATATAAGGTGGCAGTAGAACAGAGACAAAACTCCCATCTCAAAGCAGTGACAGAACCAAGTACAAAGGATTTGAAGAAAGAGGTATGGAAACTTAAAGCGCCTAGGAAAATTAAGCACTTCCTATGGCAAGCTATCTCAGGATTTGTAGCATCAGCAAGTAAGCTGAAAGAACGTCATTGTGGAAAAGATAGTACTTGTCAGAGATGTGGAGCAAAACAAGAAACAGTAAATCATATACTTTTCGAGTGTCCACCGGCAATTCAATGTTGGGCTCTATCTAATATCCCTTCATCTCTGGGGTTGTTTCCGTGCTCTTCActttatgttaatgtcgatacTTTGCTAAGGTACTGTAAAGAGCCTAACCATATCGGAGACATCTCTTCGATATTTCCATGGATCATGTGGTATCAATGGAAGGCTCGAAACAATAAGTGCTTCAGTAACTTAGACACGACAGCTTTGGATATTTTGCAACTGGCAAGGCAGGAGGCGGAAGCTTGGAAGATGGCGCAGATCGTTGAGACGACCTTCacgaaagaagaagaaaataaccaGAGGAGAAATCCTTCCCCAGCACCTAACCTAACGCATCAGTGGAGATGTCAGGTTGACGCGTCATGGGTGGAGGCAAGCGATGGAATTGGAATGGGTTTTGTCTTGTTTGAACAGGAAGTGGAGGTGTTAAGAGGACGGTGCAAAGGACCACAAACAGAGACGCCACTACACGCAGAGGCCGAGAGCTTATGTTGGGCGATGAAAGAAGTAAACAACCGGGGATGCCGGCGCATAAACTTTGAATCTGATTGTCAACAGCTCGTGCACATAATACAACGGAAGAAACAGTGGCCTGCTCTGGAACCGGTTTTGGACGAAATTAAAGCTATGAATGCTCTCTTTAAAGACTTATCTCTTATGTTTATCTCTCGATCAGCAAATGTCCGTGCGGATAATCTTGCCAAAGAGGCCCGAGCACGCGAGCAATGCTTCAGCTTCTATGAAGTAAAAGATCCGATTAGGCTAGCTATAGAGGCTAGCTTGTATGAATCCCTTTAAgtttggaataaatgttttggatgacaaaaaaaaaaaaaatacattagcaACGTTCACATGTGCTTTTGATACGACGTCCAGAACAAAAAGAATTTACGCGACATTGATTTTACTATAAATTCGCACCTAATCATCTTCCTCTCCCATCTCGGcacaataccaaaaaaaaaagcatctcCAATGGCTTGTTCTCATAACAACACTATTTGGTTCTTTATCCTCGCGTTATTCACCGTCTTAATCAGTCCGGTCATCTCTTCTCGCGTCTCATCACTCATGAAGCTACCGGTCATCGTAGAGTCTCGTTCTTCCGTTGATTCCTACTGCGAGAGCTGGAGATTGGCCGTCGAGACCAACAATGCCGTAAAATGTAAGGTGGTTCCATCCAAATGCGTTAGCTATCTTGAAACCTATTACGGCAAAGGCCAGTTCGACACGGACTACAATGTAGTCGCTAGTTACGCGCTCGCCTTTGCTAAAACGGTCAAGATGGGCGGAGATTGTAAGGACGCATGGGTCTTCGACGTCGATGAGACGCTTCTCTCGAACCTCGAGTACTACAAGGCTCACAGTTACGGGTAAATACGCTCAGTATTACCAATCGTTTTAAGAGtataaaattattacaaatCGTAAGCTTCCACATTGTTAAAAATCATTAACTTTAAAAATTGTGGGGCATAAAGCCAAGTTGTTTATAACAATGGTTATGATGATTATCTGACGAGCTTTGTTGACCATGATCAAACCGATAGATTTGTGTAGTCAGATCTGGTtctagggtttaagatttatgtgctattttaattgttttgttttttcctaCCACACGGATTGATTTGTTTCTGGTGGATTTAGGGCTGAGCCGTTCAACTCGAAAGAGTTTAGTGAGTGGGTGGTACAAGGTACAACCCCAGGTTATGATGCGAGCTTGAAACTGTATAAAGATCTGAAGAAACTTGGTTTCGCTATCATTCTGCTAACGGGCCGAGACGAGGCCCAGAGGAGTATCACCGAGAAAATTCTCAAGGACGCCGGTTATTCCGGTTGGGTTCAGCTCCTTTTGAGGTAATTAAgctatacctaaatattgatcttattttttgtttggaaCTTCTGGACTTGACTACTACGGTCAGTTTTGAATCTTAAACCACTATCATTGTGAAACCGATATCTACGGGTTGATTGTTCTTGGACTCTTGATTTGAACTTTGGTTGAAAATATGTCATATATGTGATATACATGTTACTATCAACATGACaacatctaaaaaaaaaagaatttaggtTAGTGATTTCCAGTTGGTGATTTCAAGTTATATATGTTAGGAAGAGTAAAGTTTACTGTAAACAACTACTGGccgttttaagtgatataattATTTTCCACGTAGACTAGACTTATGAACCGGTTACATGAGGAAAACAACTAAGGTGCTTTCTTGGTTAATGTGATTAATGTAGGGGTCAAGAAGATCAAGGGAAAGCAGCTACACAGTACAAATCAGAGCAGCGATCAAGAATGGTTAAGAAAGGCTTCAAACTCCATGGAAATACTGGCGATCAATGGAGTGACCTGCAAGGTTTTGCCGTGGCTGATCGTTCTTTCAAAGTTCCAAATCCATTATACTATATTGCTTGATCGTCTGATGTCGTCGCATgagatttttataatttaattgtgtatgaataatatgattttatggTCGTTAAAACTCACTGGTGAAATTTCACGAATTATTGGTTTAGTTACAGTGACACCATAGCATTACAAAACTCTTCTGcttacaaaaatgaaaattagcAAGATTCTCTTCAACATAATTGATTACAGATTGAATTTAACGTATATGCTTGCATGTTTACAGAATAGAGACAGACTCAAGAAATGGGACATGAATGTTCTTTAACTTGTGTTCTTCAAAAATGTTCTTTAATTTGTGTTCTTTGCTTCACGAGAATTGAAAACCACGGAcacgttttctttattttccgaCTTTTCAACAACAGTTTCACCaatattaacataaattttttctTCCAAATCCTCCTTCAGGTTTATCTGATGCTGCATCTTGGACCCTTCAACAATGGTTGCAACCTCGACCGCCAGACACCACCATCCTCGATCAAGCTccttttggcaaaaaaaaaagggaacgAAATTCGACGATCTTCACGATAGCTT contains these protein-coding regions:
- the LOC106372857 gene encoding uncharacterized protein LOC106372857, translating into MEFRPISLCNVGYKIISKILSTRLKGILPKIISETQSAFIADRLITDNILIAQEMFHALRTNPSCKNKFVAIKTDMSKAYDRVEWSFMEALLLKFGFDPRWVSLIMKCISSVSYQVLINGEAKGHIVPSRGLRQGDPLSPFLFILCTEVLISHIQQAEVSKTITGIKIAKECPPISHLLFADDSLFFCKAEQSQCEELVRIIDVYGNASGQQLNKQKSSVLFGSKVIASIKNDLKGSLGITKEGGMGMYLGMPEKICGSKKQVFSFVQERLNGRINSWSARLLSKGGKEVQIKLVAQAVPTFVMSCYRLPQDTCKRLSAAVARFWWSTSYNNKGLHWVAWDKICVPLDEGGLGFRYFNDFNLALLAKQVWRLLIFPDSLLARVLKGRYYRHSNPLATGKANNPSYGWTSLMSSRHILDKAVKKTIGNGSDTKVWEDVWIQTEPARPAKPKGILFDPDLKVHHLINHELKEWDVELVKELINEDDAQRILSMRISRTGRKDSYVWKNSKSGSYTVRTGYKVAVEQRQNSHLKAVTEPSTKDLKKEVWKLKAPRKIKHFLWQAISGFVASASKLKERHCGKDSTCQRCGAKQETVNHILFECPPAIQCWALSNIPSSLGLFPCSSLYVNVDTLLRYCKEPNHIGDISSIFPWIMWYQWKARNNKCFSNLDTTALDILQLARQEAEAWKMAQIVETTFTKEEENNQRRNPSPAPNLTHQWRCQVDASWVEASDGIGMGFVLFEQEVEVLRGRCKGPQTETPLHAEAESLCWAMKEVNNRGCRRINFESDCQQLVHIIQRKKQWPALEPVLDEIKAMNALFKDLSLMFISRSANVRADNLAKEARAREQCFSFYEVKDPIRLAIEASLYESL
- the LOC125580622 gene encoding acid phosphatase 1-like, giving the protein MACSHNNTIWFFILALFTVLISPVISSRVSSLMKLPVIVESRSSVDSYCESWRLAVETNNAVKCKVVPSKCVSYLETYYGKGQFDTDYNVVASYALAFAKTVKMGGDCKDAWVFDVDETLLSNLEYYKAHSYG
- the LOC106375456 gene encoding acid phosphatase 1-like, whose product is MIKPIDLCSQIWAEPFNSKEFSEWVVQGTTPGYDASLKLYKDLKKLGFAIILLTGRDEAQRSITEKILKDAGYSGWVQLLLRGQEDQGKAATQYKSEQRSRMVKKGFKLHGNTGDQWSDLQGFAVADRSFKVPNPLYYIA